The Syngnathoides biaculeatus isolate LvHL_M chromosome 16, ASM1980259v1, whole genome shotgun sequence DNA segment aactgtaatgttggccttctgaaaagattgattaagcttgttagctcggCGACATATCAGCACAATGGCGGTTGAGCGTGATAGCAGCGTTGGGCAATCGTCCTCAAAGCCAAGTCTACCCTGAAGCAAAGAGccgcagaacatccaaagtctttcgtcagaagcgttagacgatgtccccacttaggcagccggacttgtgtaccggattgcgaggctttgaagagtgcGCCGACAAGTaactggaaaaagcttcagcgaattggcgagagtagtcgaaaaaaagtcagaggaaaaaaaatcagaagaaggctctctggttgttagcaagtcctctcttgtgtactggAGTCCAGAGAGAACCGTGAAACACAAATAGTAACGAGAGTATTCAagagacttccacacttggtACGCATTAgttagagaggttaaatggcggcgcaaAGTGGTGTATGGGTAATTCGGCAAAACATgcgacgtcagtgaaaacaacctaTGGACACCAAAAGCCCTTACAAATACACAATAAATGACAAGTTCATCTGATGAATTGTAACAGATAGACTAGAAACATCCAAACAAGttgaatttaatttttgttgAAAGACTTCAATTATTGTCAAAATCTGGTCCAGATCTAAATAGCAGGTGATTTGTGACTATAAAAACAAAGCATCCAAGTGTGCATTGTTTTTCCGTCAGAGAAAACATGTATACAAAAATTCAGGTTGTAGCGATTAAGTTGCACAGAAGCAAATAAATACCAAAACCATATTGAAATGATATTGTCTTTCGTGGAGGTAATAAAGTCTATCCCTTGACATGTATCTTGTAATTTCTGGCAAGGAAATACCTCTCAGCAGAGTCTTTCCGGCTCGCGTGTGGCTTTAAACTCTGAACGCTCCCAAACACTAGACAGAGTTTGTGCTGGAGATGAGAGGCCAGGGCGCCGTCCCAATATTTGCACAACAGAGAGCCTCCAGGCCGCAAAATCTTCTCGGCCAAGTCCGACAGAGACAAGCACAACCCGATCAGCTTCTCGTGGTCCAGCTCCCGGAAGCCGCTGGCGTTGGGCGCCATGTCACTCAGGAGGACGTGAGCCCGGCCGCCGGGAAGGAGGTCTGTCACCTTGGCGTGTGTGGCGGGGTCGGTGACATCGTGGCAGGACAGGAAGTGGGCGCCGTCCAGAGACGGTATGTTTAGGAGGTCGATACCGACGACAGTACCCCGGGGTAATGTTGAATCTTAAGTTAAAACACACTTCTGTGAATTAATCAACCTTTATTCACAGCAGGAATGGACATTCCAACACGTAAAAATTTTGCTCAAGTGTCAGTCCTTCCATTTTTCTCTACGTAGTCATGCTGAAATTGCAGT contains these protein-coding regions:
- the mrm2 gene encoding rRNA methyltransferase 2, mitochondrial, producing MFSLVHRRFFHSSSPLLKKKRIAEQRWLARQSNDPYVKASHALNFRCRSAFKLLEVDDKFRLLQPGCGVVDCGAAPGAWSQVAVHRVNSAGTDSTLPRGTVVGIDLLNIPSLDGAHFLSCHDVTDPATHAKVTDLLPGGRAHVLLSDMAPNASGFRELDHEKLIGLCLSLSDLAEKILRPGGSLLCKYWDGALASHLQHKLCLVFGSVQSLKPHASRKDSAERYFLARNYKIHVKG